The Etheostoma spectabile isolate EspeVRDwgs_2016 chromosome 24, UIUC_Espe_1.0, whole genome shotgun sequence genome contains a region encoding:
- the LOC116673819 gene encoding kelch-like protein 41b — translation MDPNAIKEELRLFQSTLLQDGLKELLNENKFVDCTLKVGDRSFPCHRLIIAACSPYFREIFFTEDGKEVENTKEVVLEEVNPSILDMIIQYLYSAEIDLSDDNVQDIIAVANRFQIPSVFTVCVNYLQKKISLDNCMAIFRMGLVLSCPRLAVAARNYIADRFELLYKEEEFLKLAPHELFAIIGGDALNVEKEELVFEALMAWVRYDKERVKVLKDAFNCIRFRLLPEKYFKDKVETDEIIKADPELQKTIQIIRDAFKGKLPETPKKKEGEKGAGLEGGEEEEDSPFPGFLNDNRRHGMYAREFIVMINDTAAVAYDVSENECFLAAMSEQVPRNHVSLASQRNQLYIIGGLFVDEENKDAPLQCYFYLLDPLTSDWVALPPMPSPRCLFNIGESENLLFAVAGKDLQTNESLDTVMCYDVEKMKWTETKKLPLKIHGHAVISHKGLVYCIGGKTDDNKALNKVFSYNHKQSEWRELAAMKTPRAMFGAVVHNGKIVVAGGVNEEGLTATCEAYDIAANKWESFTEFPQERSSVNLLSNGGSLYAVGGFAMVETESKEVAPTEVTDVWQYEDDKKQWSGMLREMRYAAGSSCVSMRLNAARMPKL, via the exons ATGGACCCCAATGCCATCAAGGAGGAGCTGCGCCTGTTCCAGAGCACACTGCTTCAGGACGGGCTGAAGGAATTGCTGAATGAGAACAAGTTTGTAGATTGCACCCTAAAGGTAGGCGACCGCAGCTTCCCCTGCCATCGGCTAATCATTGCCGCCTGCAGCCCTTACTTCAGGGAGATCTTCTTCACAGAAGATGGGAAGGAGGTGGAGAACACCAAGGAGGTGGTCCTGGAAGAAGTCAACCCTTCCATCCTGGACATGATCATCCAGTACCTCTACTCGGCTGAGATTGACCTCAGCGACGACAACGTGCAGGATATAATTGCTGTGGCGAACAGATTCCAGATCCCTTCTGTCTTCACGGTCTGCGTCAACTACCTTCAGAAGAAGATCTCACTGGACAACTGCATGGCCATATTCAGGATGGGCCTGGTGCTCAGCTGTCCCAGGCTTGCGGTGGCTGCACGCAACTACATCGCAGACCGCTTTGAGCTCCTCTACAAAGAAGAGGAATTCCTCAAGCTCGCACCCCACGAGCTGTTTGCCATCATTGGAGGAGACGCGCTGAACGTGGAGAAGGAAGAGCTGGTGTTTGAGGCGCTCATGGCCTGGGTCCGCTATGACAAGGAGCGCGTCAAGGTCCTGAAGGATGCTTTCAACTGCATCCGCTTCCGCCTGCTGCCAGAGAAGTACTTCAAAGACAAAGTGGAGACCGATGAGATCATCAAGGCCGACCCGGAGCTCCAGAAGACGATCCAGATCATCAGGGATGCCTTCAAGGGGAAACTTCCAGAGACACCCAAAAAGAAGGAGGGGGAGAAGGGGGCTGGTTTAGAAGgaggcgaggaggaggaggacagccCATTCCCTGGCTTCCTGAATGACAACCGCAGACACGGCATGTACGCACGGGAATTCATCGTCATGATCAATGATACGGCGGCGGTGGCATATGATGTCAGCGAGAACGAGTGCTTCCTGGCAGCCATGTCGGAGCAGGTGCCACGTAACCACGTCAGCCTGGCATCACAGAGGAACCAGCTCTACATCATTGGAGGACTGTTTGTGGACGAGGAAAACAAGGATGCACCCCTGCAATGTTACTTCTACTTG TTGGATCCACTCACATCTGACTGGGTCGCCCTGCCGCCCATGCCTTCTCCAAGATGCCTCTTCAACATCGGAGAGAGCGAGAACCTGCTGTTCGCCGTGGCTGGAAAAGACCTCCAGACCAACGAGTCGCTGGACACTGTGATGTGCTACGATGTTGA GAAGATGAAGTGGACTGAGACCAAAAAGCTTCCGCTGAAGATCCATGGCCATGCTGTGATCTCCCACAAAGGACTGGTCTACTGCATTGGAGGAAAGACCGATGacaa CAAAGCCCTCAACAAGGTGTTTTCATACAACCACAAGCAGTCCGAGTGGCGGGAGCTGGCAGCCATGAAGACGCCCAGAGCCATGTTCGGAGCTGTCGTCCACAACGGCAAGATCGTGGTGGCTGGTGGAGTCAACGAGGAAGGCCTCACAGCGACATGTGAAGCATATGACATTGCAGCAAACAA GTGGGAGTCCTTCACCGAGTTTCCCCAGGAGAGGAGCTCTGTCAACCTGCTGAGCAACGGCGGCTCCCTGTACGCCGTGGGCGGCTTCGCCATGGTTGAGACGGAGAGCAAAGAGGTGGCTCCCACAGAGGTCACTGACGTCTGGCA GTATGAGGATGATAAGAAGCAGTGGAGTGGGATGCTGAGGGAGATGCGTTACGCTGCCGGCTCCTCCTGTGTGTCCATGCGCCTCAACGCTGCCAGGATGCCCAAACTGTAG